The proteins below are encoded in one region of Campylobacter helveticus:
- a CDS encoding RecB-like helicase gives MSGFKPFLALEASAGSGKTFALSVRFVALILKGAKINEILAITFTKKATNEMQKRVVESFLNFEKKEAELKELCRLLGKNKDELIALRDTRKEEFLRQKLRIYTFDSLFSQILRAFALNLGLMSDFSIKENPDDIRAIFFKLLSREELKDLAKYIFEIDKKEDFFKELENLYQNAYFKELPLPNFPDISKLEEAYLDLRKYCLSLNDKKLSANFKSEKLDLKSFLGSTFMKKFETTKYLQDFANEDEKLCLKREHFLHLSNLYAIEFENFKIAKLMRLLELFTKAKNHLHKEKNALSFSDASRRVLELIKSDLKEMIYFRLDGRISHLLIDEFQDTSVVQYEILKPIITELVSGEGVKKERSFFYVGDKKQSIYRFRKSKKELFDLLRNTFSQIEKESLDTNYRSLERLVEFVNLHFKDKFENFTPQKVLEQNQNKGFVRVVQSEEEKKRKQGEEIKKKALEALKNELDFLVQRGVLHEKICILCWTNNDADRILDFLKKHKIPAFTESNILLENKASVRAVLEFAKYCLFGDEFYLHFIKELLGFEPTKLKLDLAKSSEQNVLYLIKNLKLNLADTALLQFLEYAKQKSNFMELLFTPCPEKILSEQSFGVSIMTVHKSKGLEFDNVILLDKLSKAPNESDNILLEYDIAKGWQIKLKDKIRELTNDSLHLAFLQDIKKEEIEDEINQLYVAFTRAKKALIIIKKNPEFVNGSYPSYFNGGAYLNLECCEIGAIESESTQLKDEEQKLQNALKEFVKVPLQSVLKNETQNEFHFGNAFHFCMQSLKLPHGENLESVKQKTRDKFRHFLNENEFEVLFKRIENLLQNEEFKALLKNKTLLKEQSLSFNNELKRLDLLALDENEAVIIDYKTGEFNTKNTEQITLYKQAIKEILNKQNTKAFLVYCLENETQILEQK, from the coding sequence ATGAGTGGATTTAAGCCCTTTTTAGCCTTGGAGGCGAGTGCTGGCAGTGGGAAAACTTTTGCTTTAAGTGTGCGTTTTGTCGCTCTCATCTTAAAAGGTGCTAAAATCAACGAAATCCTAGCCATAACTTTCACTAAAAAAGCTACCAATGAAATGCAAAAAAGAGTGGTTGAAAGCTTTTTAAATTTTGAAAAAAAAGAAGCGGAGTTAAAAGAGCTTTGCAGACTTTTAGGGAAAAATAAAGATGAACTCATTGCTTTAAGGGACACTAGAAAAGAAGAGTTTTTAAGACAAAAATTAAGAATTTATACTTTCGATTCTTTATTTTCTCAAATTTTACGCGCTTTTGCTTTAAATTTGGGCTTGATGAGCGATTTTAGTATAAAAGAAAACCCAGACGACATTAGGGCGATTTTTTTTAAACTACTTTCACGCGAAGAACTTAAAGATTTAGCAAAATACATTTTTGAAATTGACAAAAAAGAAGATTTTTTCAAAGAGCTTGAAAATCTTTATCAAAACGCTTATTTTAAAGAACTTCCCCTGCCAAATTTCCCAGATATATCAAAGCTTGAAGAGGCTTATTTGGATTTAAGAAAATATTGCTTAAGCCTTAATGACAAAAAACTAAGTGCGAATTTTAAAAGTGAAAAATTAGACTTAAAAAGCTTTTTAGGTAGCACTTTTATGAAAAAATTTGAAACGACAAAATACTTGCAAGATTTCGCAAACGAAGATGAAAAATTGTGTCTAAAAAGAGAGCATTTTCTACACCTTTCAAACCTCTACGCCATAGAATTTGAAAACTTTAAAATAGCAAAATTAATGCGACTTTTAGAGCTTTTTACAAAGGCTAAAAATCACCTACATAAAGAAAAAAATGCCTTAAGCTTTAGCGATGCAAGCCGCAGGGTTTTAGAACTCATCAAAAGCGATTTAAAAGAGATGATTTATTTTCGCCTTGATGGACGCATTAGTCATCTTTTGATTGATGAATTTCAAGATACGAGCGTGGTGCAGTATGAGATTTTAAAGCCCATTATCACCGAGCTTGTAAGCGGAGAGGGTGTGAAAAAAGAGCGGAGTTTTTTTTATGTGGGGGACAAAAAGCAAAGCATTTACCGCTTTAGAAAGAGCAAAAAAGAGCTTTTTGACCTACTTAGAAATACCTTTAGCCAGATTGAAAAAGAAAGTCTAGACACAAATTACCGCTCTTTAGAAAGGCTGGTGGAATTTGTCAATTTGCATTTTAAAGATAAATTTGAAAATTTCACGCCACAAAAGGTCTTAGAACAAAATCAAAACAAAGGCTTCGTGCGTGTGGTGCAAAGCGAAGAAGAAAAAAAACGAAAGCAAGGCGAAGAAATCAAGAAAAAAGCCTTAGAAGCTTTAAAAAACGAGCTTGATTTCTTAGTGCAAAGGGGCGTATTACACGAAAAAATTTGCATCTTATGCTGGACAAATAATGACGCAGATAGAATTTTAGATTTCTTAAAAAAGCACAAAATCCCCGCTTTCACCGAAAGTAATATTTTACTTGAAAATAAAGCCAGTGTAAGGGCGGTGCTTGAATTTGCCAAATACTGCCTTTTTGGCGATGAATTTTATCTTCATTTTATCAAAGAGCTTTTAGGCTTTGAGCCTACAAAACTTAAGCTTGATTTAGCAAAAAGTAGTGAGCAAAATGTCCTTTACCTCATCAAAAATTTAAAGCTAAATTTAGCCGATACAGCCTTATTACAATTTTTAGAATATGCCAAGCAAAAAAGCAATTTTATGGAGCTTTTATTTACCCCCTGCCCTGAAAAAATCTTAAGTGAGCAAAGCTTTGGAGTGAGCATTATGACCGTGCATAAGTCTAAGGGCTTGGAATTTGACAATGTCATTTTACTTGATAAACTCTCAAAAGCCCCAAATGAAAGCGATAATATCTTGCTAGAATACGACATTGCCAAAGGTTGGCAAATAAAGCTTAAAGATAAAATCCGCGAACTCACAAATGATAGCCTCCATCTTGCTTTTTTGCAAGACATAAAAAAAGAAGAAATTGAAGATGAGATTAACCAGCTTTATGTCGCTTTCACAAGGGCTAAAAAAGCCCTCATCATCATCAAAAAAAACCCAGAATTTGTAAATGGAAGTTATCCAAGCTATTTTAACGGCGGAGCTTATTTAAATTTAGAGTGTTGCGAAATCGGCGCAATTGAGAGCGAAAGCACACAGCTTAAAGACGAAGAACAAAAGCTTCAAAATGCTTTAAAAGAATTTGTTAAAGTCCCACTTCAAAGCGTTTTAAAAAACGAAACGCAAAATGAATTTCACTTTGGAAATGCCTTTCACTTTTGTATGCAAAGCTTAAAGCTCCCACACGGAGAAAATTTAGAAAGCGTCAAGCAAAAGACAAGGGATAAATTCCGCCATTTTTTAAATGAAAACGAGTTTGAAGTGCTTTTTAAAAGGATAGAAAATTTATTACAAAATGAAGAATTTAAAGCCCTACTAAAAAACAAAACGCTTTTAAAAGAACAGAGCTTGAGCTTTAATAATGAATTAAAAAGGCTCGATTTACTCGCTTTAGATGAAAATGAAGCCGTGATTATTGATTATAAAACAGGTGAATTTAATACTAAAAATACCGAGCAAATCACGCTTTACAAACAAGCCATTAAAGAAATTTTAAATAAGCAAAACACAAAGGCTTTTTTGGTATATTGCCTAGAAAATGAGACTCAAATTTTGGAGCAAAAATGA
- a CDS encoding adenine-specific methyltransferase EcoRI family protein: MKQYIYIAQGSLEPSKCKIGITNDLNRRLKEYNSITGISAENSYSYLFAAEVNDMRALEQDIKNNFSHLREQKSREIYFYNPSLFDMYIDFIQSSEHFLKKVLFKEPKKPNIVKPKAVPSMKERGVTRKTLLDKAMRVKDDEFYTRMEDVEKELSMYPAKIWKDKVVFCNCDDAIGVKRDYTDSSAFALYFLKHFFRLKLKKLICTHYGGKVDLFNAGTKGYIFTKEGVSEIVETPKDYTGSFDSELSLKILNEEANIVCTNPPFSRAVEYWDILIKSKKKFIIVSNITNCINTGFISHFADKKAWAGYNRVDKYLNPKRIEVQAAGHFFTNFPIKDRPKIKHLKFTPLDEIPDVYQRYDDSGTLLVDNSYIPNDYDRPFAVSTRQILNGVLECGYEIIYKRKYVPYIDGKEKFARVLIQKSKTKL, encoded by the coding sequence ATGAAGCAGTATATTTACATCGCACAGGGAAGTTTAGAGCCTAGCAAATGCAAAATAGGCATTACAAACGATTTAAATCGCCGCTTGAAAGAATACAACTCCATTACGGGAATTTCAGCTGAAAATTCTTATTCTTATCTTTTTGCCGCCGAGGTGAATGATATGAGAGCCTTAGAGCAAGATATTAAAAATAATTTTTCTCACCTAAGAGAACAAAAAAGCCGAGAAATTTATTTTTATAATCCAAGCTTATTTGATATGTATATTGATTTCATACAATCAAGCGAACATTTTCTTAAAAAAGTTCTTTTTAAAGAGCCTAAAAAGCCTAATATCGTAAAGCCAAAAGCAGTGCCAAGTATGAAAGAAAGAGGTGTTACTAGAAAGACTTTGCTAGATAAGGCGATGAGAGTAAAAGACGATGAATTTTATACGCGTATGGAGGATGTGGAGAAAGAACTCTCAATGTATCCAGCTAAAATTTGGAAAGATAAAGTCGTCTTTTGCAACTGCGATGATGCCATAGGAGTTAAAAGAGACTACACTGACTCTTCTGCTTTTGCCTTGTATTTCTTAAAGCATTTCTTTCGTCTTAAGCTTAAAAAACTCATTTGCACCCATTATGGTGGTAAAGTGGATTTGTTTAACGCGGGGACAAAAGGCTATATTTTCACTAAAGAAGGAGTAAGTGAAATCGTAGAAACACCAAAGGACTATACGGGGAGTTTTGACTCTGAGCTTTCTCTTAAAATTCTCAATGAGGAAGCTAACATCGTTTGCACCAATCCGCCTTTTTCAAGGGCTGTGGAGTATTGGGATATTTTAATTAAAAGCAAAAAGAAATTTATCATTGTTTCAAACATTACAAACTGCATTAACACGGGCTTTATTTCACACTTTGCCGATAAAAAAGCTTGGGCAGGGTATAATCGCGTTGATAAATATCTAAATCCCAAAAGGATAGAAGTACAAGCGGCGGGGCATTTTTTCACCAATTTTCCTATTAAAGACCGCCCTAAAATCAAGCATTTAAAATTCACACCCCTAGATGAAATCCCTGATGTGTATCAAAGATATGATGATAGCGGTACACTTTTAGTGGATAATAGCTATATACCAAATGATTATGATAGACCTTTTGCTGTTTCTACAAGGCAAATTTTAAACGGTGTGCTTGAGTGTGGATACGAAATAATTTATAAAAGAAAATATGTGCCATATATCGATGGAAAAGAAAAATTCG